The segment GAGGCGACCTCGAGCGCTTCCTCCAGGGCCGCAACATCGACGCGTATCAGCGCCTGAAACTGTTCCGCCTGGCCTGGGACGCGGCACTTTCGAGTTTCGGCTCCCGCCAGGTCTTGTACGAGCGCTTCTTCTTCGGCGATCCGGTGCGCATGTACGGCGCGCTCTACGATTCCTACGATAAGGCGCCGTATGTGTCGCGAGTGAAGGCGTTTTTGGACGGTGAGTCGGAATGAAACCCGAACTTCCCTTTTCCGTCGTTCGCGCAGGGCATGCCGAACTGCGGGTGCGCGATCTCGCCGCGTCCCGCGCGTTCTACGAAGAGATCCTCGGCTTTGTGGTCACGGAGGAGCGAGACGGGCAGCTCTTCCTGCGCGGCGTCGAAGAGCGCCATCATCACAGCCTCGTGCTCACGGAAGCGGACGCCCCGCTCGTCAGCCATCTCGCGTTCCGCGTGGCCGAAGAGGATCATCTGGATGCCCTGGCCTCGTACTTTGAGTCGCTCGGATGCCGCGTACAGTTTGTCGAGCCCGGTACGGAGCCTGGCCAGGGTCGGGCGCTTCGCGTGCAAGATCCGTTCGGATTTCCCCTCGAGTTTTATGCCGAGATGCAGCAGGCCGAGTGCCTTCTCCAGAAGTATCACTTGCACAAAGGCGCCGGTGTCCGCCGATTGGATCACTTCAATTGTTTTGTGTCCGATCTCGCCCGTTGCGAACAGATGTGGCGCGAAGGTCTCGGCTTTCGCCTGACTGAATACGTGGAGACGGACGACGAGCCGCGCGCCAAAAAGGCCGTTTGGCTGCACCGCAAGGGCAATGTGCACGATCTCGCCCTGATGGAGGGGCTCGGCCCCAGGCTTCATCACATCGGCTTTTGGATGGACGATGTGGTGAGCATCATTCGCGTGTGCGACATCCTCGGCGGCGCGGAACTGCA is part of the Alicyclobacillus vulcanalis genome and harbors:
- the hpaD gene encoding 3,4-dihydroxyphenylacetate 2,3-dioxygenase, whose product is MKPELPFSVVRAGHAELRVRDLAASRAFYEEILGFVVTEERDGQLFLRGVEERHHHSLVLTEADAPLVSHLAFRVAEEDHLDALASYFESLGCRVQFVEPGTEPGQGRALRVQDPFGFPLEFYAEMQQAECLLQKYHLHKGAGVRRLDHFNCFVSDLARCEQMWREGLGFRLTEYVETDDEPRAKKAVWLHRKGNVHDLALMEGLGPRLHHIGFWMDDVVSIIRVCDILGGAELHTHIERGPGRHGISNAFFLYLRDPDGHRIELYTSDYLTVDPDHEPIRWSARDPRRQTLWGHQTPESWWRDGSPVMDWDSEAPVALSGATDARAATYIK